Proteins found in one Coffea eugenioides isolate CCC68of chromosome 5, Ceug_1.0, whole genome shotgun sequence genomic segment:
- the LOC113771561 gene encoding putative late blight resistance protein homolog R1A-3 → MASTSITCITSILDDLQALENDYPEFPNWPQKYLRRMRHMPRYLRTFLLCARKYSNGDVQLLFDNKKNQANNHHASLEALAVRIGEAIPKWAKEIQSSDQPWKVVHDLEKDMESFEQEICDWYVFFLGSSSRQSSNSVVRKDDLMEFMDSLLENLVNYLPRSRLAHQVGLIKALEEKLAFMKNFIRFLTLHGVENTELGPLLVHTEAVAINAAGLSYKFQFKKGFGSPKDIKESISELPQKIIPVEPQVLETCIQALIASKLSRQSYGDTDERILRDFYHSLLCNLWEKLKHGTCPVILRQLQMFYEGLNSLRTILKEKPKEFDEKVRDPTRVVKCYGGDFISPLSLNAIKDAIQAKDMDIVCSELLEIIKLIDAVITEKCPESSSFTFPTTNGLGFVDSLLEKMMDVTSSEAGSIALIDHPIQKVQEVLVCLRSLLWKIVELQNEDEEVQAIWNRIVGVAYRIELFIDSLITGNILDSSSMSIHSILEEMNIIKAAALKICDSDRLGGKVKEVTKRFNHMPQEGSKPIVNDVVVGFEDETASIINGLRYGSRQVKIVSIVGMPGCGKTTLARKVYNDSSVNSHFQERAWCTVSQIYQKRNLLLQILTCIESKLPEDVFKMGEEDLALQVKRRLLKNRYLIVLDDVWDIDAWNGLEASFPDDGNGSRVILTSRLRGVAPQAKLDHEPYSLPQLTPNETWDLLKGKLYPGQDLAPPELCEIRQQVVEMCQGLPLTVVILAGILSRMDRYGWKEAVEGLSSRNVSSTEQCTATLELSYKHLPDNLKACFLYFGAFPEDHEHNTRRLISLWVAEGFVQKTQLKRSEDVANDYLMELISRSLVIVSKPRSIDGVKACRIHDLLYEFCVTKAKEEKLLQRVRRYDDLSAFTLPCYLRRLCIIDSKVEHFDNLRLFSPAIRSLLLFSHDEDSNSFDLRFIFHIIKLVKVLDLSQIGLDPFPREVELLVHLRYLAILGRGKISLPSSVCNLPNLETLIWRNSSTHRSVSLPDTVWNLKKLRHLQLIDEVDKHYCFFFPRDNLDNSSQLRDLDFLSCLSLDPEENISKLLRKFPNIRKLRCSVNLKPDVQYHVAMDCLSQLESLSLSCVIYGGGRYQLDFQFPLTIKKLTLSYFRLPWSKMAAIGNLPNLEVLKLLKQAFEGEIWEMEVEKFPKVRFLKLASLNIVKWTASSEYEYEDQYYFPRLQKLVLDRCGALQEIPSCLGNSYALEIIEVSKCPSCTSSLEEIQEEQRSNGNTDLKILIS, encoded by the coding sequence ATGGCCTCCACTAGTATCACTTGTATTACTTCCATCTTGGATGATCTGCAAGCGCTGGAGAACGATTATCCAGAATTTCCAAATTGGCCGCAGAAGTACCTGAGACGCATGAGACACATGCCAAGATATCTGAGAACATTTCTTCTGTGTGCGAGAAAATACAGCAACGGTGATGTGCAATTACTATTTGACAACAAAAAGAACCAGGCAAATAATCATCATGCAAGCCTAGAAGCTCTGGCAGTTCGCATTGGAGAAGCCATTCCCAAGTGGGCAAAGGAGATCCAATCTTCTGATCAGCCCTGGAAAGTGGTCCATGATTTAGAAAAAGACATGGAATCCTTCGAACAAGAAATTTGCGACTGGTACGTCTTTTTCTTGGGTTCCTCGTCACGGCAGTCCAGTAATTCGGTCGTTCGAAAAGATGACCTTATGGAATTCATGGATTCTCTTCTGGAGAATCTAGTGAATTATCTTCCAAGGAGTCGGCTGGCACATCAAGTTGGACTAATTAAAGCCCTTGAAGAGAAGCTGGCGTTCATGAAAAACTTCATCCGTTTTCTCACACTGCATGGCGTTGAAAACACAGAATTGGGACCTTTGTTGGTTCACACTGAAGCTGTGGCTATCAATGCAGCAGGCCTCTCTTATAAGTTCCAGTTTAAGAAGGGTTTCGGATCGCCCAAGGATATCAAGGAAAGCATTTCGGAACTGCCGCAGAAGATTATTCCTGTTGAACCGCAAGTCCTTGAGACTTGTATCCAGGCCCTGATTGCTTCAAAATTATCAAGACAATCATACGGAGATACAGATGAGCGCATATTGAGAGACTTCTACCATTCTCTCCTGTGTAATCTTTGGGAGAAACTAAAGCATGGTACTTGTCCTGTGATTTTGCGTCAACTACAAATGTTTTACGAGGGGCTCAATTCCTTGAGAACCATTTTGAAGGAGAAGCCAAAGGAGTTCGATGAGAAAGTAAGAGATCCTACTCGAGTCGTGAAATGTTATGGAGGAGATTTTATTTCCCCACTCTCTCTGAATGCAATCAAAGACGCCATACAAGCCAAGGATATGGATATCGTGTGTTCTGAGTTATTGGAAATAATTAAGCTCATCGATGCAGTAATCACAGAGAAGTGTCCAGAATCATCATCATTCACTTTTCCTACGACCAATGGACTGGGCTTTGTTGATTCCCTTCTAGAAAAGATGATGGATGTGACAAGTTCTGAGGCCGGCTCGATTGCTTTGATCGATCATCCAATTCAAAAAGTCCAGGAAGTACTTGTTTGTTTACGTTCTTTGCTGTGGAAAATTGTGGAGCTGCAAAATGAAGATGAGGAGGTCCAGGCAATTTGGAATCGTATTGTTGGGGTGGCATACAGGATAGAGCTTTTTATTGACTCCTTAATAACTGGAAATATCTTAGATTCTTCTTCAATGtccattcattccattttagaAGAAATGAACATCATTAAAGCTGCGGCCTTGAAGATTTGTGATAGCGACAGACTTGGTGGAAAAGTTAAGGAAGTAACGAAGAGATTCAATCACATGCCACAAGAAGGAAGTAAGCCAATAGTCAATGATGTGGTGGTGGGATTCGAGGATGAGACGGCATCGATAATCAATGGACTCAGATATGGATCACGCCAAGTGAAAATTGTTTCCATTGTGGGTATGCCGGGATGCGGTAAGACAACTTTGGCTAGAAAAGTGTACAATGATTCTTCAGTGAATTCCCATTTTCAAGAGCGTGCTTGGTGTACTGTTtctcaaatatatcaaaagagAAATCTGTTGCTTCAAATTTTGACTTGTATTGAGTCCAAGCTTCCTGAGGATGTTTTTAAGATGGGTGAAGAAGATCTGGCTCTTCAAGTCAAAAGACGTTTGCTGAAAAACAGATATCTCATTGTTTTGGACGATGTATGGGACATTGATGCATGGAACGGATTGGAAGCCTCATTCCCTGATGATGGAAATGGAAGTAGAGTTATCTTGACAAGTCGGCTCCGTGGTGTTGCTCCGCAAGCCAAACTCGACCATGAACCGTATTCTCTTCCTCAACTCACTCCTAATGAGACCTGGGATTTGCTAAAAGGGAAGTTATATCCTGGACAAGATTTGGCTCCTCCAGAACTATGTGAAATTCGACAGCAAGTTGTGGAAATGTGTCAAGGACTACCTCTTACGGTTGTCATTCTTGCCGGAATTCTCTCAAGGATGGACCGATATGGTTGGAAAGAAGCTGTGGAAGGTTTAAGTTCAAGGAATGTTTCTAGTACGGAACAATGTACCGCTACATTAGAGCTGAGTTACAAACATTTACCTGATAATCTGAAGgcatgttttctttattttggagcCTTTCCAGAAGACCATGAACACAATACCAGGAGGTTGATTTCTCTATGGGTTGCTGAAGGTTTTGTTCAAAAAACTCAGCTCAAGAGATCAGAGGATGTGGCAAATGATTACCTGATGGAACTTATTAGCAGAAGCTTAGTCATAGTTTCGAAACCAAGATCCATTGATGGGGTCAAAGCTTGTCGCATTCACGATTTGTTATATGAGTTTTGTGTGACAAAAGCCAAAGAAGAAAAGCTTTTGCAGCGGGTACGTAGGTATGATGACTTATCTGCTTTCACTTTGCCATGTTACCTACGTCGCTTATGCATTATTGATTCTAAGGTCGAGCACTTTGACAACTTGAGGTTATTTTCTCCTGCCATACGCAGTCTATTATTATTCAGTCACGATGAAGACAGTAATAGTTTTGACCTTCGATtcatttttcacatcatcaAACTTGTCAAAGTGTTAGATTTGAGCCAAATTGGACTCGACCCCTTTCCTAGAGAGGTAGAACTGCTTGTTCACTTGCGCTACTTGGCGATTCTAGGTCGAGGTAAAATCAGTCTCCCATCATCAGTATGCAATCTCCcgaatttggaaactttgattTGGCGAAATTCTTCAACTCATCGTTCAGTTTCACTACCAGATACCGTATGGAACCTGAAGAAACTAAGGCATTTACAACTAATTGATGAGGTCGATAAgcattattgtttttttttccctagaGACAATCTTGACAACTCGTCACAGTTGCGTGACTTAGATTTCTTGTCCTGTTTGTCTCTCGATCCTGAGGAAAACATCAGCAAGCTGTTGAGAAAGTTTCCAAATATCCGCAAGCTGAGATGCTCTGTCAATCTGAAGCCAGATGTTCAATATCATGTAGCAATGGATTGTCTAAGTCAGTTGGAATCACTCAGTCTGAGTTGCGTTATTTACGGCGGTGGCCGATATCAGTTAGATTTCCAATTTCCTTTGACTATTAAAAAATTGACCCTATCTTATTTTCGCTTGCCATGGAGCAAAATGGCAGCAATTGGAAATCTACCCAATCTTGAGGTACTCAAATTACTCAAACAAGCCTTTGAGGGGGAAATATGGGAAATGGAAGTGGAGAAGTTCCCTAAAGTTCGTTTCTTGAaattagcttccttgaacattGTGAAGTGGACAGCCTCCTCCGAGTATGAGTACGAGGACCAGTACTATTTTCCTCGTCTCCAGAAGCTAGTATTGGATCGCTGTGGAGCGTTGCAGGAGATCCCTTCTTGTTTGGGAAATAGCTATGCCCTTGAAATAATTGAGGTGTCAAAATGTCCCAGCTGTACCAGTTcattggaagaaattcaggaaGAGCAAAGAAGCAATGGAAATACCGatctgaagatccttatctcATAA
- the LOC113771560 gene encoding probable protein S-acyltransferase 1, with translation MEWMASEEKDGSVNSSVAQAIDSSASLEIDQPTESTMSSGKRVDKNSEVSLQAKSKQLLSSLWEKIIGFKRVVQEKSFRFCRGGDEIEQARVYHFWPGNNVFFFKGRLICGPDPKRLILTAIAISLSSWTFAVHVASDIRNPAIIVTSSILTTIVLVNLVFVSTIDPGIIPRNDQCSSVELGTIDAGKRRRRSRVVVINGIEVKLKYCNICNIYRPPRTCHCATCNNCIQQFDHHCPWIGHCVGLRNYRLHVTFLLTGLLLFAFIFIFSCKSLHHKLPGDGNGVIGLLRNDPETVALTLFSFVAMCFLAGFSCYHVYIIAINQTSYEHFHQKYVNSGNPYDKGIVDNIKEVLLASQPPSRVNFRAHVEPGLSDISIK, from the exons ATGGAGTGGATGGCGAGTGAAGAGAAAGACGGCAGCGTAAATTCTTCAGTCGCTCAAGCTATCGATAGTTCTGCCTCATTAGAAATTGATCAACCTACAGAAAGTACTATGTCATCAGGAAAGAGGGTAGATAAGAATTCTGAAGTTAGTCTTCAAGCAAAAAGCAAGCAATTGCTTTCTTCTCTTTGGGAGAAAATAATTGGATTCAAAAGGGTGGTTCAAGAAAAATCTTTTCGATTTTGTCGAGGTGGCGACGAAATTGAACAAGCAAGAGTTTACCATTTTTGGCCTGGAAACAAT GTATTCTTTTTCAAGGGGAGACTGATTTGTGGTCCGGATCCAAAAAGGCTGATTTTAACTGCCATTGCTATTAGTCTATCAAGTTGGACATTTGCGGTTCATGTTGCAAGTGATATAAGGAATCCGGCCATCATCGTAACATCTTCAATTTTGACAACAATT GTTCTTGTGAACTTGGTATTTGTCAGTACCATTGATCCTGGTATAATTCCTAGAAATGATCAGTGTTCATCAGTTGAATTAGGAACAATTGATGCTGGTAAACGCAGAAGGAGATCAAGGGTTGTTGTCATAAATGGGATAGAGGTGAAGTTGAAGTATTGTAACATTTGTAACATTTATCGTCCACCAAGAACTTGTCATTGTGCAACTTGTAACAATTGCATCCAACAATTCGATCACCATTGCCCCTGGATCGGGCATTGTGTGGGACTG AGGAATTATCGGCTTCACGTAACATTTCTATTGACAGGATTGCTCTTGTTTGCCTTCATATTCATCTTCTCATGCAAATCTCTACATCACAAATTGCCCGGAGATGGAAATGGGGTGATTGGATTGCTAAGAAATGACCCGGAGACAGTGGCATTGACATTATTCAGTTTTGTAGCCATGTGTTTTCTTGCTGGCTTTTCTTGTTATCATGTTTATATAATTGCTATAAACCAG ACATCTTATGAGCATTTTCACCAAAAGTATGTGAACTCTGGAAACCCCTATGACAAAGGAATCGTAGACAACATTAAGGAGGTTCTACTTGCTTCACAACCACCCTCTAGAGTCAACTTTCGAGCACATGTGGAGCCTGGATTAAGTGATATTAGCATCAAATGA